One window of Athalia rosae chromosome 4, iyAthRosa1.1, whole genome shotgun sequence genomic DNA carries:
- the LOC105693589 gene encoding LIM homeobox transcription factor 1-alpha, with protein sequence MALLETSGLAMGAMAICAACGRGIADRYVMRVVDRSYHEDCLSCAACASPLAISCFTRDHKLYCRADYDRIYGHKCLGCGLTVAPEELVMRAGEEGAFHLRCFVCVVCGSRLQKGDQFVLKQGQLFCRADYEKEVEMMQGYTQLGEFGSDELATIARSHDGRRGPKRPRTILTTQQRRAFKASFEVSPKPCRKVRENLAKETGLSVRIVQVWFQNQRAKIKKIQKKQRQEGKTDKEMDAANKKITKEEEHNSCSDVETSTAEYLRASEDHFVPVKEEVDPDDVFFNQQHHPEYPGVDEKVNHLRLMPYATMPTYHSTNAPERGLSYSSPLQGGQGVGLNPIDRLYSMHTSYFCEEENAIAE encoded by the exons ATGGCCTTACTGGAAACTTCAGGTCTAGCTATGGGAGCAATGGCGATTTGTGCGGCTTGTGGTCGTGGTATCGCTGACCGTTACGTGATGAGAGTAGTCGATAGGAGTTACCACGAGGACTGTCTTTCCTGTGCCGCCTGCGCATCACCTTTGGCCATCTCGTGTTTCACAAGAGATCACAAACTTTACTGCAGGGCGGATTACGACAG AATTTATGGACACAAATGTCTGGGTTGTGGTCTCACAGTGGCTCCGGAAGAATTGGTGATGAGGGCCGGAGAGGAGGGAGCTTTTCACCTGAGATGTTTCGTCTGCGTAGTTTGCGGATCTCGACTCCAGAAAGGCGATCAGTTCGTTCTGAAGCAGGGCCAGCTTTTCTGCAGAGCCGATTACGAAAAGGAAGTTGAAATGATGCAAGGATACACGCAAT TGGGGGAATTCGGGTCCGATGAACTAGCTACAATTGCGAGATCACACGATGGAAGACGCGGACCTAAACGTCCGAGAACTATTCTGACCACACAACAGAGGAGAGCTTTTAAAGCGTCCTTTGAAGTCAGTCCGAAACCTTGTCGCAAAGTGCGCGAAAATTTGGCAAAAGAAACTGGCCTCAGTGTGAGAATAGTACAG GTCTGGTTCCAAAATCAGAGAGCGAAGATAAagaagatacaaaaaaaacagcgacAAGAGGGAAAAACGGACAAGGAAATGGATGCGGCGAACaagaaaattacgaaagaagaagaacaca ACAGTTGCAGTGACGTTGAGACGAGCACGGCTGAATACCTCAGGGCTTCGGAAGACCATTTCGTACCCGTGAAAGAAGAAGTCGACCCCGATgacgtttttttcaatcaacaaCACCATCCCGAATATCCAG gtGTGGATGAAAAGGTGAACCACCTTAGGCTTATGCCGTACGCGACAATGCCCACATACCATTCCACCAATGCACCCGAAAGGGGTTTGTCTTATTCCTCGCCACTCCAGGGGGGCCAGGGTGTCGGGCTTAATCCCATCGACAGACTCTATTCGATGCACACGAGCTACTTTTGTGAGGAGGAGAACGCCATCGCGGAATAA